A segment of the Nasonia vitripennis strain AsymCx chromosome 2, Nvit_psr_1.1, whole genome shotgun sequence genome:
GATTCGTCGCTGTACACGCGGACTGCGCCgctgccgtcgtcgtcgctccatcagctgcagccgcgcagtAGTTCTCTTTCTCGTCTCTCGGCGGGATGATGGCTCGGTCAGTCGTCGGAACGCGTCACTAGAAGCTTCGGCATCGCGACGCGCCCGCGTGTCATCCCGTTGACCTTTTGTATAccgtatacttttttttttctcgtcatTGGAACGGACCGTGAGTCAAAGTGTGCCGCAGCTGCTATGCGCTGACGAGactcgcgagctttttcctGTGTACCATCAGTGTGCTTTGTGCTTCTTTTCGGAGAGCAAGCGGCTCTCTCGCTGAGGGTAAAAATAGACTCTATTGGAGCTTGTGGCCGATGGAGTTtggggatttttttttccttcgcgAATGTGAAACTGCTATACGCTCGGTCGCAAGCTCTTCtctgtgcgtgtgcgtgtgtgtgtgtgtgtgttgacGTCATCCTTTATCGTAACGTTTTTACCTGTGCGCGGGTATGTGGAAATAAGCTTGCGGTTACAAGTAAAAATGTACATTATTGTTTAGGTCCATTACGTGGTGCATATTGTCTCTCTGTGACGTACAGTGAAGCCGGTTGGCAGTTGGCGAGGCTATTATTATCGTGTGGGGTTATGTCAGCTTTTGGAAACGGGGACTTTGGGTTCGCGTGTACTGTGCATATTATGCGCGGATACTTAGCCCGAACGATCGATGTTGTGCACGACTCATATGTGCCACTAACACGTGCTCTCGTATGTATGGCCTGACGCGTAGggcttttaatatttcatcaaaagcgtaaaattagaagtatttttattgattctctTGCGTATATTACTCTTGCCCAAAATGAAAATGTGATGAACAAAATAGCCCAcaagaataaatattttcaattcaaaGTCCACGATAAATTGCCGAAAGTTCGAGCACAGTGTCTCGTGCGCCAACCGATTGACAGCAATAACAGGcgcgaattttcaaaaaagtcaCCTTTCAATATCACAAGTCTTTGTCGCGTATATTTCATAACTGCGATTTTTCCAACGTGTAACACTCCTCGATGCATATATAGACACCGGCGCAGTTATAGgtcgctctctcgcgtcggCGATGTCGTAAACTCATGGGCTCTATAATTCgatagaaaattatttattactcaACGATCGCGTTCGTAACTATGAATATTTGTGCAGTGTGATATTCCACAtctaaaaacgaaaaaacttCGATCGCGGATTCTTGATCTTTGGAAATAAACCGAGGAAACGATTGTGGTCTGCATTTacctgcgcgcgctcgttaaTTGCCAACCTCGATGACCTTGATCAACGTGCGCACATTTCCGAAAACGATGATCGCATACTCTCGATAATGCTTGCTTTGCGGTAACACGAGAAGACCTTGAGAGTCGCCTGCGCCGAATCGAGTTCGTTTCAAAAGGACAATTATGAGAGCAGCTCACTTGATACAGAGCTCGCGGACAATAATGGACGCGTCCGGCTTTGTCTAAAGAGGAACTAtaataattgcaaaaaaaagtGGGTGACTTGCAAAATCAACAAGGTTACGATAAAGGATGCGATTCGATGCAAGCTAGTGCGCTGATATCTCGAAACACTTCGCATCGTGCTTTatacaattaataaaaaatttttagaaagtGCTGGTTGCAAAATCAGCTAATACATCGGGATGGGGGAAAATCTTTTAATCGTCTTTCACGCAGCTGCGTTCGTGCAATTCGCTTTTTCGGTCTATTACGATCTTTTTCACACGCACGTACCGATCGAAGTTGGAAGAGTTCACAATGCCTACGGAGGGAAGTTCAAATTCCTGACCTTCTGGGATGCGGTTTGTATTTCAATCGTCCTATATACATTTTCACATATAGTATTATAACATAACCGTTAAGTTTCGTCAATATGTTTAGTCTTCCAGAAACGCGAAACGTGACCGGTCACCGGGTATTTAACGCGCGTTGTTTTCTTCGAATAGCTATATACATAGACGCAATAGTCCCATCGGCCGTTACTTCATCCGACGCTTTGAATTTACTCTTCGCGCTCTTTTGCATATTATAGACTTCGATTATACCTATACGTGGCCGAACGACcagtatacgcgcgcgctttgCGCTATAGCCTCCGCCGCGTAGCCTTCCGTATTGCATAAGCGTGAAAAGCGTGTATAAAGGTCTCCCTAACTTTCGAACGGGAATTAGAGAACGATATAGCATATAGTCGCGCGAGTAATTACCGTATGACATAAGCCACAGCGGCGATCAGTGCCTCGAAAGCTGCTGCCTATggcatataggtatatacttAGTATACCGGCTTTTACTGCAGCTGCAGCCGCCGCTTTACGCGTGTGCAGCTCGCGCGTCGTCGCGTTACCGCATATAATTCTCTCGAATCCCCGCGCTCTCGCGCCTGCGGATTTACTCTCGCTATATACCTCGCGTAATCGCGCGCAGCAGCCGCTAAAGGTTAATGTACCGGTAATCATCTGAATTCCATATAATCTGCATTCTTTTAATCTCCGTGTATTAGATTGTATTGCAGAAGCGTGCGGAGTTGAATTACTCGCGAACCTATTGCAGCTTTTTGTTTGTGAGATTGCCATTTCATTTATGCGATGACTCTTGGTAATTTAAACAATAACAGTGGTAAGAGCGGAGTTAACATTATAATGGTCACCGTTCGAGACAAGTTCACGTTCGTACAATTATACGATCGATAGTTCTAATTGATTATATCATACATTATAGAGACGACTTTTGTGAAATGAGTCAATTGTCATAAGCGGCGTTACcatgaataaaatatgtttgCAATAAATTACACCACGTTCGTGTTTTAAAACTTCATTGATTTTCTGTTCGACAGATTGCACAAACGTTTTTCTTCCTAATATGCCTGCTCAACGATATCTTCGGCACGAACAGTGTCAGCCCGAAAAAGAGGCCATTCATACGGAGATTCAAGGACTTCTATCACGCGGCGGTCGGGTTTCCAGTGTCTATGGTGAGTAATGCAAATTTTTACATTAACGTGCATTAACGGACAATCTCGAGTCTTTCACTCCGTCTTAATTGCCTCGTCTCGTCTGCTTCATTTTGCTGAAGCATGTAGTAAGACGCTTCTTTCGAATCAACTCTTATGGCTGCATCGTTGTTTCGAAGATTTTTTAAGTAGatttaatactaaaatataCGCACAAATAGTTCGTAGGAGTGACGTTTTGGGGACTGATGGCCGTGGATCGCGAGCTCGTACTACCCAAGGCACTGGATCCCTACTTCCCGTGGTGGCTCAATCATCTAATGCACACTATGATAATGGTCACAACTGTACTGGAAATGATCATGGCGCCGCGGCAATATCCTAAAAGGTCCCAAGGAATGGGAGGCCTTTTAGGATTTATGTTAATTTATTTGGCCTGGTACGTGTATCTTCCTTAGATTgttcatacatttttaaaaattttatcgaaTAATATGATGTGATGAtctattaaatattttcttttacttttagGATGCACTTTGTATATTACAAAAGTGGAGTTTGGGCTTACCCAGTCATCGAAGTTTTATCCGTTCCGTTAAGAGTTGTCttctatttaatattgttTGTGTTCTCATCGGGACTATACTTCGCTGGCGAGGCATTGGATCGACTAATTTGGGGTGAATATTGTTCAAACTCTCAAATAAAAAGTAACTAGGCTTGCTGATTCATCAGAGCACTAATGAAGATCCATCATTTCTTCGATCactcatttttcaaatttaatatttttcacggTGTTGGTATTTTCATCTACTTTATCTTACTATTATCTTGTAGATGCTTGGCTTTAAGTGACGTATGAATGTTTTTGCTAAAAGTATattcacaattttttttcacgcatTCGCATAATGGCGCAAAATTGGTAATGCTTTACTCATATTAAAAGCACATCATTGTAAATCGTATCCATAGACTAAATAAAAAGCCATCTTTCACATAATTACGTGTTTGCAATGAACATTTAGGACTTTTCATCATTTAtcaaaatactcaaatcattttttttt
Coding sequences within it:
- the LOC100117651 gene encoding androgen-induced gene 1 protein isoform X2 → MGENLLIVFHAAAFVQFAFSVYYDLFHTHVPIEVGRVHNAYGGKFKFLTFWDAIAQTFFFLICLLNDIFGTNSVSPKKRPFIRRFKDFYHAAVGFPVSMFVGVTFWGLMAVDRELVLPKALDPYFPWWLNHLMHTMIMVTTVLEMIMAPRQYPKRSQGMGGLLGFMLIYLAWMHFVYYKSGVWAYPVIEVLSVPLRVVFYLILFVFSSGLYFAGEALDRLIWGSTVKTVDKGSKKKK
- the LOC100117651 gene encoding androgen-induced gene 1 protein isoform X4, whose amino-acid sequence is MGENLLIVFHAAAFVQFAFSVYYDLFHTHVPIEVGRVHNAYGGKFKFLTFWDAIAQTFFFLICLLNDIFGTNSVSPKKRPFIRRFKDFYHAAVGFPVSMFVGVTFWGLMAVDRELVLPKALDPYFPWWLNHLMHTMIMVTTVLEMIMAPRQYPKRSQGMGGLLGFMLIYLAWMHFVYYKSGVWAYPVIEVLSVPLRVVFYLILFVFSSGLYFAGEALDRLIWGKRYLAAANAPELKL
- the LOC100117651 gene encoding androgen-dependent TFPI-regulating protein isoform X3, with the translated sequence MTSLLHTLTHIVILSAYFFTVYCTFFVLDIPVLHERFKKFDVGQLKYLTVWNVIAQTFFFLICLLNDIFGTNSVSPKKRPFIRRFKDFYHAAVGFPVSMFVGVTFWGLMAVDRELVLPKALDPYFPWWLNHLMHTMIMVTTVLEMIMAPRQYPKRSQGMGGLLGFMLIYLAWMHFVYYKSGVWAYPVIEVLSVPLRVVFYLILFVFSSGLYFAGEALDRLIWGKRYLAAANAPELKL
- the LOC100117651 gene encoding androgen-dependent TFPI-regulating protein isoform X1; protein product: MTSLLHTLTHIVILSAYFFTVYCTFFVLDIPVLHERFKKFDVGQLKYLTVWNVIAQTFFFLICLLNDIFGTNSVSPKKRPFIRRFKDFYHAAVGFPVSMFVGVTFWGLMAVDRELVLPKALDPYFPWWLNHLMHTMIMVTTVLEMIMAPRQYPKRSQGMGGLLGFMLIYLAWMHFVYYKSGVWAYPVIEVLSVPLRVVFYLILFVFSSGLYFAGEALDRLIWGSTVKTVDKGSKKKK